The Streptomyces griseiscabiei genomic sequence GTTCCACTCCGACCACAGCGGCGGGAAGTTGCCGACCTGGTAGCCGCCCTCGCCCACGTCCCAGGGTTCGGCGATGAGCTTGACGCGGCTGATCACCGGGTCCTGCTGGATCAGGTCGAAGAATGCCGAGAGCCGGTCCACCTCGTGGAACTGCCGTGCCAGTGTGGCCGCCAGGTCGAAACGGAACCCGTCGACATGCATCTCGGTCACCCAGTACCGCAGTGAGTCCATGATCAGCTGGAGGACGTAGGGGTGCCGCATCAGCAGGCTGTTGCCGGTGCCGGTGGTGTCGTAGTAGTGCGCCCAGTCGCCGTCCACCAGGCGGTAGTACGAGGAGTTGTCGATACCCCGGAAGGAGAGGGTGGGGCCGCGCTCGTCGCCCTCGGCGGTGTGGTTGTAGACCACGTCGAGGATGACTTCGAGCCCGGCCTCGTGCAGCGCCCTCACCATCGACTTGAACTCGGTGACCTGCTGGCCGCGGGTGCCGTGGGCGGCGTAGGCGTTGTGCGGGGCGAAGAAGCCGATGGTGTTGTAGCCCCAGTGGTTGGTGAGGCCCCGGTCCAGCAGGACACCGTCCTGGACGAACTGGTGGACCGGCATCAGTTCGATCGCGGTCACACCCAGCGAGGTGAGGTGTTCGACGACGGCCGGGTGCGCCAACCCGGCGTAGGTGCCGCGGAGTTCGGGGGGCACGTCGGGGTGGAGGCGGGTGAGGCCGCGGACGTGTGCCTCGTAGACAACGGTGTCGGCGTACGGCCGCCGGGGCGGGCGGTCGTCGTCCCAGTCGAAGTACGGGTCGGTGACCACGCCGAGCATGGTGTGCCCGGCGCTGTCGGCGCCCGGTTCCCGGAGGGAGGGATGGTTGTCCGTCTGCCCGTCCACGGCCCTGGTGTACGGGTCGAGCAGCAGTTTCGCCGGGTCGCAGCGGTGGCCGGCGGTCGGGTCCCAGGGCCCGTGCACGCGGTAGCCGTAGCGCTGCCCGGGGCCGACGCCGGGGAGCCGGCCGTGCCAGACGAAGCCGTCTGCCTCGGTGAGCGGGACGGTGCGATGGGTGCCGTCGTCGTCCACGAGGACCAGGTCGACGCGTTCGGCGACCTCGCTGAACAGGGCGAAGTTGGTGCCGATGCCGTCGTAGGACGCGCCCAGCGGAGAGGGGTGCCCGCTCCACACGGGCACCCCTTTCCGGTTCGGCCGCACGCTCACCGCGCGCCCCCGCACAGGTCCGGCAGCTCGCCGGCGAGCGCGGCGACGGGTGCCTCGCGGGGCACCTGGAGCATCGCGCGCAGCGCCGGTTCGGGGGCCGTCGGCACCAGGGGCACACCCTGGTCGACCGGTGCCCGCTGGGTGAACCAGACGACCGTGCCGCCGCCGGCCGGGGAACAGCAGCCCCAGCCGTCGCTGAGCGCGGCGATACGGGTCAGGCAGGGGCGCAGCTCCCGGTCCGGGCGCAGCGCGCGGTCGTTCTCGCCCACCGCCGCGATGAGGTGCTGGCCGTTCCACCACATCTCGACCGAGGTGTGTTTGTCGGTGGCGTGTTCCTCGATCGCGCCCAGGAGCAGTTCGGCACTGTGACAGACGGGGCCGACCAGGGTTTCCAGGTCCCAGAACCGGAGGTGGGCGGCCAGGATGCGGCTGACCTGTCCGACCCGTTCCGGACTGACGTCCACGTCGAGGTGGTAGTAGCGAGGCACTGCGGGCTTCATCGTCGTTGGCTCCTCACCGGCGAAGCGTCCGCCCCATGGACACGGGGCGTGAGCACCGATCACTTCTGAGTCAGCTCCAGAGTGGGAGGGCTACGCCATTCGTGCAACACGAGCGACTCCCGGGGTGGTTGAAGAACCAACAAGACGCCCGGTGATTCCCTGTGCACCATGAGTGAAGGCATCGGCTCCGTGAGGCGCCGGTGCCCCTCCGTGCACGACCTCCCCCCGGGAAGCGTGCTCCGCCGAGAGTGCCGGGAGGGACGAGCACATGCTGCTGCCCGCCAAGAACGAGGTGGCCAGACATCTGCGGCGCTACCGCACCTGGGAACGCGTGATGCTCGCGTCCCCGACCGACCGCGCGGCCCGGGACAGCTTCGAGGACTCGGGCTACACGCTGTGCGTGCTGATGGGCAAGCGCTGCGCCCGTGAGGCCGTGACGGCGGCCGAGCGCTATCTCCAGACGAGTCTGCCCGCCTACCTCCAGGAGCAGACCGGGCGCCTCAGGCAGGACCAGAACGGCAAGGTCCGCAAGGAGCAGACCCGCAAGACCCGTTCCGCCGGACGGGAGACGTCCTCCGGACGGCGTTTCACGGCAGGGCGGTAGGACCCGATTTCGCGGCAGGACCCGTTTTCCTTCACTACCCGTTCGGCCCAGTGCCGATCCCCGAGCACGGCGGAGGTGAGACCCCATGAGCCCGATCCCGGCCCCGGCCGTCGGCCGCGTCCCCGTCAGGGACGTCCGTCCGCTCGTCGAGTGCGGCAGGCGTCCCGCGAAGGCGGTGGTCGGCGAGACCTTCGAGGTCACCGCGACGCTCTTCCGCGAGGGACACGGTGTGGTGGCCGCCAATGTCGTGCTCAAGGACCCGGAGGGCCGCCCGGCGCCGTGGACCCCGATGCGTGAGCTGGTCCCCGGCACCGACCGCTGGGGCGCCTGGGTCACTCCCACCTCCGTGGGCCGCTGGACATATCGCGTCGAGGCGTGGGGCGACCCGGTCGCCACCTGGCGGCACACCGCCCGGATCAAGGTCCCGGCGGGCATCGACTCCGGACTCGTCCTGGAGGAGGGCGCCGAGCTGTTCACGCGCGCCGCCGCCGGCGTACCGGAGGGGGGCGGGCACACCGTCCTGCTGACGGCGGCCGGACGGCTCCGCGACGACTCGCTGCCGGTCGCCGACCGGCTGGCGGCGGCGTTGGCGCCGGAGGTGGACGAGGTCCTCGCCCGCCACCCCCTGCGCGAACTGGTCACCTCCAGCGAACCCCTCCCCCTGCTGGTCGAACGCGAACGCGCCCTCTTCGGCTCCTGGTACGAGTTCTTCCCCGCTCCGAGGGCACCCCGAGCAGCCCCACGGAACCTTCCGCACCGCCGCCCGACGCCTGCCCGCCATCGCCGCGATGGGCTTCGACGTCCTCTACCTCCCCCGATCCACCCCATCGGGACCACCTTCCGCAAAGGCCGCAACAACACCCTCTCCCCCACCCCCGACGACGTCGGCGTCCCCTGGGCCATCGGCTCCCCGAAGGCGGCCACGACACCGTCCACCCGGATCTGGGCACGATCGACGACTTCGACTTCTTCGTGGCCGAGGCCCGCGCGCTGGGCCTGGAAGTCGCCCTGGACTTCGCCCTGCAGTGCTCCCCCGACCACCCCTGGGTGGACAAACACCCCGAGTGGTTCCACCACCGCCCCGACGGCACCATCGCCCACGCCGAGAACCCGCCGAAGAAGTACCAGGACATCTACCCGATCGCCTTCGACGCCGACCTGCCCGGCCTCATCACCGAGACCACCCGGGTCCTGCGGCACTGGATGGACCACGGGGTCCGCATCTTCCGCGTCGACAACCCCCACACCAAACCCGTCCTGTTCTGGGAACGGGTCATCGCCGGCATCAACACCACCGACCCCGACGTCATCTTCCTCGCCGAGGCCTTCACCCGCCCCGCGATGATGCACACCCTCGCCGCCACCGGCTTCCAGCAGTCCTACACCTACTTCACCTGGCGCAACACCAAAGCCGAACTCACCGAGTACGCCACCGAACTCACCGGCGAAGCCGCCAGCTACATGCGGCCCAACTTCTTCGTCAACACCCCCGACATCCTCCACGCCTTCCTCCAGGAAGGCGGCCGCCCCGCCTTCGAACTCCGCGCCGTCCTCGCCGCCACCCTCTCCCCCACCTGGGGCGTCTACTCCGGCTACGAACTCTGCGAGAACACCCCCTCAAACCCGGCAGCGAGGAATACCTCGACTCCGAGAAATACCAACTCCGCCCCCGCGACTGGGACGCGGCAGCACAAGACGGACGTACCATCGCGCCCCTCATCACCGCGCTCAACGAGATCAGGCGACGCCATCCCGCACTGCACGGGCTCCGGAACCTCCGTTTCCACCGGACCGGCAACGACGCGGTGATCGCGTACAGCAAGCGGACGGGCCCGGACGCGGTCGTGGTGGTCGTCAATCTCGATCCGCACCACACCCAGGAGGCCACGGTCACGCTCGACCTGGCGGAACTCGGCCTGGGCGGGGACGAGAACGTGCCGGTACGCGACGAGTTGACGGGTGAGACCTACCGCTGGGGAAGGACGAACTACGTGCGCCTGGAACCCGGGCGGGCACCCGCGCACATCCTCCACGTCCGGCTCCCGGCCGGGAACGCGTCTCCCTCGCCTCAGGACTCGTCGCAGATCGGAGTGTCAGGTACGCCATGACCATGAACAAACCCATCCCGGACACCTTCGAGGACACTCCGCAGAAGGACCGGGACCCGGACTGGTTCAAACGCGCCGTCTTCTACGAGGTCCTGGTCCGCTCCTTCCAGGACAGCAACGGCGACGGCATCGGCGACCTCAAGGGCCTGACCGCCAAACTCGACTACCTGCAGTGGCTCGGCATCGACTGCATCTGGCTCCCGCCCTTCTTCAAATCCCCCTCCGCGACGGCGGCTACGACGTCTCCGACTACACCGCCGTCCTCCCCGAATTCGGCGACCTCGCCGACTTCGTCGAATTCGTCGACGCCGCCCACCAACGCGGCATGCGCGTCATCATCGACTTCGTCATGAACCACACCAGCGACCAGCACCCTGGTTCCAGGAATCCAGAAAAGACCCCGACGGCCCCTACGGCGAATACTACGTCTGGGCCGACGACGACAAACAGTTCCCCGGCGCCCGCATCATCTTCGTCGACACCGAAGCCTCCAACTGGACCTTCGACCCCGTCCGCAAGCAGTACTACTGGCACCGCTTCTTCTCCCACCAGCCCGACCTCAACTACGAGAACCCCGCCGTACAGGAAGAGATGATCTCCGCCCTGCGGTTCTGGCTCGACCTCGGCATCGACGGCTTCCGCCTCGACGCCGTGCCCTACCTGTACCAACAGGAAGGCACCAACTGCGAAAACCTTCCCGCAACCCACGACTTCCTCAAACGGGTACGCAAGGAGATCGACGCCCACTACCCCGACACCGTCATCCTCGCCGAAGCCAACCAATGGCCCGAGGACGTCGTCGACTACTTCGGCGACTTCGCCAGCGGCGGCGACGAATGCCACATGGCCTTCCACTTCCCCGTCATGCCCATCTTCATGGCCGTGCGCCGGGAATCCCGCTACCCCGTCTCGGAAATCCTCGCCAAGACCCCCGCCATCCCCGCAAGCTGCCAATGGGGCATCTTCCTGCGCAACCACGACGAGCTCACCCTCGAAATGGTCACCGACGAAGAACGCGACTACATGTACGCGGAATACGCCAAAGACCCCGCATGCGCGCCAACATCGGCATCCGCCGCCGCCTCGCCCCACTCCTGGACAACGACCGCAACCAGATCGAACTCTTCACCGCCCTGCTCCTCTCCCTGCCCGGCTCACCGATCCTCTACTACGGCGACGAGATCGGCATGGGCGACAACATCTGGCTCGGCGACCGCGACGCCGTCCGCACCCCCATGCAATGGACCCCCGACCGCAACGCCGGCTTCTCCTCCTGCGACCCCGGACGCCTCTCCCTCCCCACGATCATGGACCCCGTCTACGGCTACCAGGTCACCAACGTCGAAGCCTCCATGTCGTCGCCGTCGTCGCTGCTGCACTGGACCCGCCGGATGATCGAGATCCGCAAACAGAACCCGGCATTCGGCCTCGGCACATACACCGAACTGCCCTCGTCGAACCCGTCCGTACTCGCCTACCTGCGCGAACACGGGGACGACCTGGTGCTGTGCGTGAACAACTTCTCCCGTTTCGCGCAGCCCACCGAACTCGATCTGCGGGCCTACGAAGGACGCCACCCCGTCGAACTCATCGGCGGTGTCCGTTTCCCCGCCATCGGTGAACTGCCCTATCTCCTCACCCTCGCGGGCCACGGCTTCTACTGGTTCCGGCTCTCCCGAGTCCTCTCCCGCGCTGCCCGAGGGCGCTGAAGCGCGGGCGGCGAAAGGACGCGTCACCATGTCGAAGACCGCAACCGCGTTGCTCCGGCCGAGCAGCGACGGGGTCGCCGCCGATCTCATGGCCTCGCTGGCCGGGCTGTTGCGCGAGTGGCTGCCCCGGCAGCGCTGGTTCGCCGGCAAGGACCGCCCGGTCACGGACCTCGCCCTGCTGTCGATGACCGAGCTGTATCCGGGCTGTCTGCATCTGCTGGTGCACACCGGCCAGCCGAGCCACACCGCTCACGGCGGGGTGCCCGCGCCCGGTGGCACGCCCCCGGCCGGTGACTGCTATCAGCTGCTGCTCGGGGTGCGTGAGCATGTGGGGCCCCGTCTCGGGCGAGCCCTGATCGGGCAGGCGCAGGAGGGTCCGCTCGCGGGTCTGACGGTGTACGACGCGTTGTACGACCCCGGTCGGCCCAGTTGCTCCTGGAGCGGCTGCGGCACCCCGGGACTGCGGGCCCGCTGCGGTTCGAGGCGGCCCCGGACGCCCGGGTACCGGCCGGGCTGGCACCACGGCTGCTGGACGCCGAGCAGTCCAACTCCTCGCTGGTGTACGGCGACGCGTACATCCTGAAGGTGTTCCGGCGTATCCAGGCGGGGGTGAACCCCGATCTGGAGGTGCCGGGTGCGCTGGCCGGGCAGGGGTGCGGGCGGGTGCCGGCGCCGGTGGCCTGGTTCCGGACGACCGATCCGTTCCCGGCGACGCTCGGGGTGCTGCAGCCGTTCCTGCCCGACGCGTCCGACGGCTGGACGCTCGCGCTCGGCGCGCTCGCCGCCGGACAGGACTTCACGGCGCAGGCCCGTGAGCTGGGGCGGGCCACGGCGGAGGTGCACCTCGCGCTCGCCTCGGCGTTCCCGTCCGGGACCCACGACGAGAACGGGCGGACGGCGACCGCGATGACCGAGCGGTTGGACGCCGCCGCGCGCTCGGTACCGGCGCTGCGGCCGTACGTCCCCGGGCTGCGTACCGCCTTCCGTGCCCTGCTCTCCTGTGATGCCGGGCCGCCCGCGCAGCGTGTGCACGGTGATCTGCATCTGGGGCAGGTGCTGCGGGCGGGCCGGGAGTGGTTCGTGATCGACTTCGAGGGCGAGCCGTCCCGGCCGCTGGCCGAGCGGTGCGGCACCCAGTCGCCGGTGCGGGACATCGCGGGGATGCTGCGCTCCTTCGACTACGCGGCCCGGCAGCGCCGCCCTGGCGCCCGGAGTGGGCGCGCGGCTGCCGGGAGCGTACTGCGCGGGCTACGCGGCCCGCGCCGGCTGGGACCCGCGCGAGAAGCACGGTCTGCTGCGCGCCTATGAGACGGACCGGGCCGTGTACGAGGTGCTGTACGAGGCCCGGCACCGTCCCGACTGGCTTCCGTACCGATGGCGGCGATCGAGCGTCTCGCCGTGAGAGGAGACTGAGACCGTGGCCCTGCGCGACACCACTCCCCCGAGGCGGCGGGCCCGCCCCGGCGCGGGCCCCGGCTCACCGTGCCCGCCCCTCCCCTGGCTCCCGAGGAGCGTGCGCGGCTGCTCTCCGGCGCGCACCACGACCCGCACTCCTGCTCGGCGCCCATCCGGTGCCGGGCGGGATCGCGGTGCGGCCCTGCGACCGTACGCGCACGCGGTGAGTGTGGTGACCGGCGGCGAGCGCACCTATCTCGCGTCGGAGGGCGACGGTCTGTTCTCGGTGCTGCTGCCGCTCGACGACACCGTCACCGCCACCACCACAGCCACCGCCACCGCCACCGTCCCGGAGTACACGCTGCTGGTCTCGTACGAGGACTCCGACCAGGAGGTCCATGACCCGTACCGCTTCCTGCCCGCGCTCGGGGAGCTGGATCTGCATCTGATCCGTGAGGGCGGCACGAGCAGCTGTGGAAGGCGCTCGGGTCGGAGCCGATGACGCACCAGGGGTGACCGGTACCCGGTTCGCGGTGTGGGCGCCGAACGCGCGGGGGTACGGGTCGTCGGGGACTTCGCCTCCTGGAACGGGACGGCTTTCCCGATGCGGTCCCTCGGCTCGTCCGGCGTCTGGGAGCTGTTCCTGCCGGGGGTGGGCGAGGGCGCCCACTACAAGTACGAGATCGTCTCGCGCCACGGCCACCGGCTGCTCAAGGCCGACCCGATGGCCCGCCGGGCGGAGGTGCCGCCCGCGACGGCGTCCGTCGTGCACGTCTCGCACTACGCGTGGTCGGACGAGGAGTGGATGGCGCGGCGCGGGGACACTCCGGTGCACGAGGCGCCGTTCTCCGTCTACGAGGTCCATCTTCCGTCCTGGCGACCTGGCCTGACGTATCGTCAACTCGCCGATGTGCTCCCGGAGTACGTCTCCGACCTCGGCTTCACCCATGTCGAGTTGATGCCGGTCGCACAGCATCCGTTCAGCGGCTCCTGGGGCTATCAGGTCACCGGCTTCTACGCGCCGGCCGCCCGCCTCGGCACCCCCGACGACTTCAAGTACCTCGTCGACGCCCTGCACCGGGCCGGGGTCGGGGTGATCGTGGACTGGGTGCCCGCGCACTTCCCCAAGGACGACTGGGCGCTCGGGCGCTTCGACGGGGAGCCGCTGTACGAGCCCGGGGACAGCCGGCGGGCCGAGCATCCGGACTGGGGGACGTACGAGTTCGACTTCGGGCGGGTCGAGGTGCGCAACTTCCTGGTGGCGAACGCGGTGTACTGGTGCGAGGAGTACCACATCGACGGGCTGCGGGTGGATGCCGTGGCGTCGATGCTGTACCTCGACTACTCACGGGACTCCGGGCAGTGGTCGCCCAATGTGTTCGGCGGGCGGGAGGACCTGGACGCGGTCGCGTTCCTCCAGGAGATGAACGCGACCGTGTACCGGCGGGTGCCGGGGTGGTCACCATCGCGGAGGAGTCCACGGCCTGGGACGGGGTGACCCGGCCGACGGACGGCGGGGGGCTGGGGTTCGGGCTGAAGTGGAACATGGGGTGGATGCACGACTCGTTGCAGTACATGGAGCATGAGCCGGTGCACCGCAGGTACCACCACGACGAGATGACCTTCTCGATGGTGTACGCGTACAGCGAGAACTACGTCCTGCCCATCTCCCACGACGAGGTCGTGCACGGGAAGCGGGCGTTGGTGTCCAAGATGCCGGGTGACTGGTGGCAGCGGCGGGCGAACCACCGTGCGTATCTGGGGTTCATGTGGGCCCATCCCGGTAAGCAACTCCTCTTCATGGGGCAGGAGTTCGCGCAGGGTGGTGAGTGGTCGGAGCCGGACGGGCCCCACTGGTGGCTGCTCGATCCCGGGTACGGGGCCGAGGCCGACCACCGTGGGGTGCGGGATCTCGTCCGCGACCTCAACGACGTCTACCGCCGTACGCCTTCCCTCTGGCAGCGGGACACGGATCCGGCCGGGTTCCAGTGGGTGTGCGGGGACGCCGCCGAGGACAACGTGTTCGCGTTTCTGCGGTTCGACGGGGAGGGGGTGCCGTTGCTGGCCGTCTCCAACTTCAGTCCGGTGGTGCGGGAGGGGTATCGCCTGGGGTGCCGGACGGTGTCGCTGCGTGGGTGAGGTGCTGAACACGGATGCGGGGGTCTATGGGGGTGGTGGGGTGACCAACCCCGGTCCCGTCGAACGCGAGACGCTCGCCTGGCACGGGCGGGCGGGGAGTGTTCGGGTCACCTGCCGCCCCTGTCCACGATCTGGTTCCGCCCTGCCTAGGTGGGGGGTGGGTTGGGTGCGTTGTCGGGTGCGGGTCCGGTGGGGGCTGGTCGCGCAGTTCCCCGCGCCCTGAAAGCAGGGGCTGCGCCCCGTGCTTTTCAGGCCCGCAGGGGCCTGGTCTTTCAGGGGCGCGGGGAACGGCGCGAGAAGCCCCACCGGGCCCGCACCCGACAACGCGCCCCCTGCCGCCACGACCGGTCAGGATCGGAGAAGCCGCGCGGCGGCGTCGCCGCCTAGCGTGGAGCGCAGGTCGTAGGGACCGGGAACGAGTACCAGAACGAGCACGGAGGAGTACGTCATGACCGCTGGGATGCAGACCGTCATCTACCCCGTCAAGGACCTCGCCGGGGCGAAGGCCCTGTTCGCCGCGCTGCTGGAGGTCGAGCCGTACGCGGACACCCCGTACTACGTCGGTTTCAAGGACGCGGGCCAGGACGTGGGCCTGGACCCGAACGGGCACGCGAAGGGAATGACGGGCCCGGTGCCGTACTGGCATGTGACCGACATCCGGTCGAGGCTCGCGGCCCTGCTCGGCGCGGGCGCGGAGACCCTGGAGGACGTCCACGACGTGGGCGGCGGCCGGCTCATCGCCTCGGTGAAGGACACGGACGGGAACCTGATCGGGCTCATGGAGGACACCGCCGCGGAGTAGCGCGCCGCCGGTGGATGCGCCCGCAGTAGTTGCACGCACAACGATCGTCCGGCCCTCTGTTACCGTGCACATATGGCAGCGAACACGGCCGGGGTCCGGCTGGAGGACCAGTGGCGGGACATCCTGTCCGTGCACGCCCGCACGATGTGCGAGATCGACCGTGCGCTGCATCCGCACGGCCTCGGCGCCAGCGACTTCGAGGTGCTCGACATCCTCGTCTCGGGCATGGCGGCGGCCACGGCCGCCGGGGATCTGTGCCGGGTGCAGAACATCGCGGAGAAGGTCCACCTCAGCCAGAGCGCGCTGTCCCGGCTGATCGGCCGCCTGGAGAAGGACGGCCTGGTGGAGCGGTCCGTCTGCGCGGAGGACCGGCGCGGTGTGTGGGTCACCCTGACGGACAAGGGGCGTCGGCTGCACGCCGAGGTGCTGCCGCTCCAGCGTGACGTCCTGGCCCGCATGCTCCAGCAGGGCTGACCGCACCCACCCGCGCTCAAGCGTTCAGATGCCCTGTCCTCCCAGGAGGGTGCCCACATCATGGGCGTCGAGGGTGAGACCGTGCGGGGAGCCGGCGTCGATGGTGAGGGAGAGATCGGCGTCGGCGGGCCACTGGGACGCGAGGGCGCCCAGCGGGACCACGCGGTAGCGCGACACGTACGGCAGGAGTTCGGCCATCGCGGGTTCCGAGGTGAACACCGGCACGATCTGTTCGCCGCCCGGCTGCTCCAGGACGGGCAGCGCCACGGCCGTCGGATCGCTCACGGCGGCCTCGTCGGCGTCGTCCGGCACCGGAATCAGCACCTCGCTGTCGGCGAGCGTGTGCAGCGCGGCCGTGTCATGGGTGTCGAAGGCGAGCACGGTCAGTGCGCGCTGGGCCGGTGAGACGGCCTGGGGCGCGTGGTGGCCGTTGGAGTGACCGTTCGAGGATATGTCCATGGAAGATCCCAGGTAGTGATGGAAAAGGCCGCCCGGGACGGCGTCCGTCCCGGGCGCGACGCCCCTCGCGTACCCGACAGGGACGCGGGCATTCCTCTTCGTCACCTCAGGTACGGCCAGTCACCGCGGGTACGGGCCGTCACTTCAGGTAGGGGCCGTCGGTGCCGATCCTGCCGGGGCCGTCGAGGACGTACACCCGCAGGTTGCCCTTGCCGGGGGCGCCGACCGCCAGGGTGCCGTTGGAGACGGTCCTCACGTCGCCGGTGACGGCGTCCCGGTAGGTGCCGTTCGGGACGCCGGTGAAGGTGGCGGCGCCGGTGACGGTGACCAGGGCGAAGCTGTCGGTCGATCCGCTGGTGTACCGGCGTTTGAAGGCCATCTGTCCGCTGATGCCCTCGGTGGAGTACTGGCCCGTCTGCAGCGCGGGGATCGCCCGCCGGATCTGGTTGAGCCGTTGCAGGTGCTTGACCAGCGGCTGGGCCAGGGTGGTGGCGACCTGGCCGCTCGCCGAGTCGGCCTTGCCGAACTCGGAGGCCGTGACCGATCCGGCGAGATGGTCGCCGTAGTAGGCCCTTCCTGTGCCGGCCAGCGCGCAGGTCGGCCCGCAGTCGATCTTCTGGCCCTTCTGGAACTCGATCTCGGAGCCGTAGTAGAGGGTCGGGATGCCGCGGAAGGTCCACATCAGGGACATGTTCTCGGCCCAGGCGTCGGTGCCCCCGCTGTAGCGGTTGCTCGACTTGTTGGGACCGTAGTCGTGGCTGTCGACGTAGACGACGTTGTACGTGGCGTCGTTGACGCTGTCGTCGGAGTCCTTGCCGTTGCCGAAGGCGTTCTGCGCGTCGCCGAAGTTCATGTGCATGCGCATGTCGATGATGTTCATGCCGGAGAACCGGCTGTGATCGGGCGTGTGGTAGCTGTTGCCGTTCAGGAAGGCGTTGGTGGAGGTCGGCTGGTTGCCCGTGCCGAGGTTGTTCTCGTGGTCGAACTGTTCGAGGGCCGCCTTCTCGTCGTCGGCGCTGTACTCCTTGCGTTCCTTCCAGGTGTAGAACTGCGCGGAGTGGTTGACCGAGCCACGGTTCCACTTGTCGTTGACGAAGGCCGCGACCTCGCCGAAGACGAAGAAGTTCTTCGCCGCCTCCGCGCCGAACTTCTGGGTGACGCGTTCCTGGATGGCGGGCAGGAAGCGGCGGTTCCAGGTGACGCGCGGGATGTGGACGGCCGTGTCGACCCGGAAACCGTCGACGCCCATGTCGATGTACTTGTTGTACGCGGCGATCAGATAGTTCTGCACGGTGGTGTTCTCGGTGTTGAAGTCCGCGAGGTCCTCGTGCAGCCAGCAGGAACGGGCGTCCTCGCCCTCCCAGTTCCCGATCCAGCACCGGTGGT encodes the following:
- a CDS encoding VOC family protein, yielding MTAGMQTVIYPVKDLAGAKALFAALLEVEPYADTPYYVGFKDAGQDVGLDPNGHAKGMTGPVPYWHVTDIRSRLAALLGAGAETLEDVHDVGGGRLIASVKDTDGNLIGLMEDTAAE
- a CDS encoding pep a2 encodes the protein MKPAVPRYYHLDVDVSPERVGQVSRILAAHLRFWDLETLVGPVCHSAELLLGAIEEHATDKHTSVEMWWNGQHLIAAVGENDRALRPDRELRPCLTRIAALSDGWGCCSPAGGGTVVWFTQRAPVDQGVPLVPTAPEPALRAMLQVPREAPVAALAGELPDLCGGAR
- the glgX gene encoding glycogen debranching protein GlgX; its protein translation is MPVWSGHPSPLGASYDGIGTNFALFSEVAERVDLVLVDDDGTHRTVPLTEADGFVWHGRLPGVGPGQRYGYRVHGPWDPTAGHRCDPAKLLLDPYTRAVDGQTDNHPSLREPGADSAGHTMLGVVTDPYFDWDDDRPPRRPYADTVVYEAHVRGLTRLHPDVPPELRGTYAGLAHPAVVEHLTSLGVTAIELMPVHQFVQDGVLLDRGLTNHWGYNTIGFFAPHNAYAAHGTRGQQVTEFKSMVRALHEAGLEVILDVVYNHTAEGDERGPTLSFRGIDNSSYYRLVDGDWAHYYDTTGTGNSLLMRHPYVLQLIMDSLRYWVTEMHVDGFRFDLAATLARQFHEVDRLSAFFDLIQQDPVISRVKLIAEPWDVGEGGYQVGNFPPLWSEWNGRYRDGVRDFWRGRPHTLGEFASRLTGSADLYEHSRRRPRASVNFVTAHDGFTLRDLVSYNDKHNEGDRDGESVNRSWNCGVEGPTEDPPVLALRARQQRNLLTTLLLSQGIPMLSHGDESGRTQRGNNNAYCQDNEVSWLDWRLDAEQRALLAFTRDLIALRAAHPVLRRRRFFRGDTPTRADQPLADLVWLRPDAREMTDADWDRPDAHAVAVFLNGDAIAERDAHGGPVVDDSFLILLNSHWEPRTFRLPGAVYGEWWASLVDTAAEPDGVPDESEHKAGAEITVEARSLVLLSRPSRGG
- a CDS encoding DUF5133 domain-containing protein, with the translated sequence MLLPAKNEVARHLRRYRTWERVMLASPTDRAARDSFEDSGYTLCVLMGKRCAREAVTAAERYLQTSLPAYLQEQTGRLRQDQNGKVRKEQTRKTRSAGRETSSGRRFTAGR
- a CDS encoding SseB family protein — translated: MDISSNGHSNGHHAPQAVSPAQRALTVLAFDTHDTAALHTLADSEVLIPVPDDADEAAVSDPTAVALPVLEQPGGEQIVPVFTSEPAMAELLPYVSRYRVVPLGALASQWPADADLSLTIDAGSPHGLTLDAHDVGTLLGGQGI
- a CDS encoding MarR family winged helix-turn-helix transcriptional regulator, whose protein sequence is MAANTAGVRLEDQWRDILSVHARTMCEIDRALHPHGLGASDFEVLDILVSGMAAATAAGDLCRVQNIAEKVHLSQSALSRLIGRLEKDGLVERSVCAEDRRGVWVTLTDKGRRLHAEVLPLQRDVLARMLQQG